The nucleotide sequence ctgcagatgttaaatgaccccaacctcctcagaaagtacagcctgctctgtcccttatTGTACAAGTGGTTCGTGTGggctgtccagtccagtttgctgtacaGCGACAGCTGGAGGTACCTGTCAGAACTgatagcctccacctcagcttcctcaatcagaactggtcacagacTTGGTCTTGACTTCCCAAAGTAAATTActagctcctttgtctttgaggtgttgagctgtagatggtttgtgtggcatcaGGCAGCAAAGTTCTTCActgggctcctgtactcctcctctctgtcatccctgatgcatccaacaatagctatgtcatcttcaaacttttggATGTGAcccagctcagagttgtagcagaagtcagaggtgtacagggtgaaaagaagaggggccagcactgtGCTTTGGGGTGCCCCAGTGCTGCTGATCATGGTGTCAGACGTGGTGTTGCTCGGCctgacatactgcggcctgtcagtgaagtagctggagatccaactgACCCAGCAGGCATCCACTCACAtcttgttcagtttgtcctggagcacaaggggctggatggtgttgaaggcacttgaGAGGTCCaagaagagaatcctcactgtgccattTCCCGTATCCAGGTGAGTCGACTCGGTGTAGCAGGATGCTGTGTGGAGCAGCATCCTCCACACAGCAGCTGCCCTATATGCAAACTACAGACAGTCTTGTGCGTATTGCACCGGGGGTTTGAGGAAGTCGAGGAAGTGCCGCTCCAACGTCTTCATCAGGTGCAACGCGAGTGCCACTGGTTGGAAGGTATTCAGCTCACTGGGACggttcttaggaactggaacaaTGCTTGAAGTCTTCTACAGGGTGGGCACTCTCCCTAGCTGCAGACAAAGGTTGAAGATACGTTGTAGAAGTTCAGTCGCGCAGGTCTTGAGGGATCATTATTGGGGTTTATTTTTGTAGCGAGAATGCTGGGCCCATTGTGactaataaaataattacagaaaagactTTCAGCACTTAAAATAGGTGATTAATTTTCTGCTTGCTGGCAGCTTAGAAACGCCCCCgcaggaatttttttttccaagtttgcGTCAGGAAGTGTTTTTATGTGCCATGGTATGGCCTCTAAGTACTTACTGTCCACATACTGCTTCGAATTATGATTAAAGTAACTGCTGTAAAATTCCAGGTTTACCTTAAGCTAAGCTAACGAAGCTAAATGACCAGAAGAACGACTCAGACCAACTGCTTACTTTAAAACACACGACtaataatatttttaaaaggtaccaataatttttcaaaaactcATTTTACCTCCAAAATCAACTTTGAATCATCGACGGACATTTTTATGAGGCAGCACGTCCGGTTATTCCGTCTGTATAAAAGGTCCGACAGAAACAACCCACTGAATCTCAAGGTTCATAACTTAAATTCATGTCACATTCATGTGTCACATTAACGGTTAAATAATTTTTAGGACAAATTGGGTGAATTGAAAGCAGCTTTTCTTTTATTCTTTGACAAAAAATAATTCATTTCAACAgtatctttatttaaaaaaaaattgtcataacTTAACAAAaagtgagaaaaagagcagaCTGTAGTTCAGTACCACCtaaaattattattagtagtattctgTCCTCCCGCCCAAGAAGAAAAAGCTGGAGGAGGTGTTCAGCCAGTTATCAGTGAGCATTCTATAACCTAcataaatgtatggtggccattagGGTGACAGCAATAAACAGGTTGAGGTCACTACACTAGGTCATTACACAGGGGTCATTATTTAAAAGTGCTCCAGTCATATTCAAAAGTAAAACAGATTACTTATCAGATCATAAATTTTCCAAAAATGtgtagtttggatgatctatgactgaatgttatggggtaagaacagataaaattaTAGCAAAAGTCAGTTTAAGTTTCTAcaaaggtcaaaagttaaagttgctccaattctgaTTAAAAAGTGATTCAAATATTTGGTTGTGCAAATGCAATTTTTTAAGGAATAGTTTGCCCTATTTGTTGTGCTTTGTTATCAGCTCAACAAGTAATTTGCATCAGAATTTGCCAAAATTGTAAGTTTTATTTTTTGACCCCCGTGTAAGCTTTCATTGGTCCCTACATTATTTGGCTAGCCAGGTGCAGCTATATGAACCAGCAGGTATTTTTAAATTGCCCAcatcacagctttttttttaatgtgttgcagccttaaatacaggaatggatgtacaAGTGTGACAGAAAAATAACAATATGAAAAAGATCATTATTTTTGTCACTTATTTCATAAAGTACATTACGTTTGAGACCAGAGTGTGGTATCTCGGACAGTGTCAAGTATTTTTTGTTTACTCGTCACGATATATCAATGGTTAATAATATTTTGTCTCCATTGTAGTCCAGATCAATTCTATTTTATTATCACGTTGTTGTTTTGTAATGCTTTTATCATGTGTTTTTATGTCTCCATTGGAGGTTTAACAAAATCATATATCATAAAGTGTAAGTATTATATATTCTAGACTCATTACACACAAATTAAGGTGTTtcaatttttttacttttttaaacattatggccaaatactaattttaataattACAGTCTAAATAACatcatatacaaataatgaatgttaatgagttcaatggtatgaatatttcattagGTTAAAGGTGGAAGCAGAGTTGAATTGTACTGAGAATCGGCACAATGGTTAGCTGTGGTGAACGCTGGGACCATTGTGACTAATAAAATATTTacagaaaagactttcagctCTTAAAACAAGTGATTAATTTTCTGCTTATGGGTAACTCAGAAACacactcagagcaaacactgaagAACTTGACATGATAAGGAATTCAAGCACTTCCAGATGTTTTATGCAGGTAAGTTTTCATCAAGCTGTGATTTGATTCCGGAAGAAACACCACCAACAGGTCAGTTTACAAAactttatttactgtgtgtgctgccaacaggtctccTTCAAATGAtgcaaactttgtttttgttcattaaaaaataaataaatacgagggctgtacataaagtataggtcctttttatttttttccaaaactatatggatttcattcatatgtttttatgtcagacatgcttgaaccctcgtgcgcatgcgtgagtttttccacgcctgtcggtgacgtcattcgcctgtgagcactccttgtgggaggagtcgtccagcccctcgtcggaattcctttgtctgagaagttgctgagagactggcgctttgtttgatcaaaattttttctaaacctgtgagacacatcgaagtggacacggttcgaaaaattaagctggttttcggtgaaaattttaaaggctgatgagagattttgaggtgatactgtcgctttaaggacttcccacggtgcgagacgtcgtgcagcgctcccaggcgccgtcgtcagcctgtttcaagctgaaaacctccatatttcaggctctattgatccaggacgtcgtgagagaacagagaagtttcagaagaagtcggtttcagcattttatcaggatattccactgttaaaggagatttttttaatgaaagacgagcgggcagattgcagcgtcggctcgcagccgcggcggcgctccgccacaggaaaaacacctccgttggaagccttaaggacaagttagaacatgtccagctgttaaacaatttctcatatactcactccactgaaagccatcaaaagccgcctggattttacaaatggttatcaacacggaggtgtttttcctgtgccgccgcactgcgccggctgcgtcgcGATACGCGGAcctgattttgatcaaacaaagcgccagtctctcagcaacttctcagacaaaggaattccgacgaggggctggacaactcctcccacaaggagtgctcacaggcgaatgacgtcaccgacaggcgtggaaaaactcacgcatgcgcacgagggttcaagcatgtctgacgtaaaaacatatgaatgaaatccatacagtttttgaaaaaaataaaaaggacctatactttatggacagccctcgtacaggaTCTAACAGCAATtcttaattcaatttcaatttatttatacagcactaaatcacagcaaagctgcttcaaggtgcttcacacaagtagggaCACCTCACACATCTTgggaatttggttgatttgcacataaagtgcacatgaagcatgaTCGCAGCTGCTcctaatgccttgtacacctgttgctaaaactatttgcgcacaccagtggctgaaagatggtgtgcactgtgtgagcccatcaaaccctctcgcagcaggtatcggccaaattccaggtgacacgcacaaacatctaacacggctcgcatggcacttagaaaatgtgtggccattcgcactattaacatgacaacagtcagcaaacaatcattgctgtgctggcagtgaaatttgtctaagtgccccacgagtgtggctttggtgtgtgcactgaactgacaggaggcatGGCCGCCGACTGAAGTGGTTGTGGAGATCTGTCGttgtggacatcccagctggacaacacatactgtgtttggacggacatggactcaCAACTGCCTACTgtgacgcgtgtgtctgcttgctgtcatcacgtggacataaataaaaacatattgctgCGGCAACAGGCTGCAGTGAGCACGTGTGCGCATGCTGCAGTCCAtcaacaggctgccccaggttgaaacggaccgtcagctcataacacgcagcaggcgatctgactgttacgtcactcacgtgagctctgttccacataacgcagtgtcagtcctgcggcatgccatccacaagacacgcatgtccggCAGTACGCGCGCGCGGGCCGGTTGGacacgtgccagcagatgtggacattatGAGACGAGCTtctcattcatatcatttcatgactgtaccacAGGTCATCTACAGAGCAACAGACGGATCGTATTTGTATTGCCTGCATGATAAGGATTCAATATAAtgaaatgtttttatatggtgtgcggtTTTATTTATACGTCAATgtccagcccaacactaacctcatctggagtgcccgtaacaacaagatggcggcgccttccccagtagggtggagaccgtccagcatcagcaagccatggtggccccagaatgaaggccagttatccataaagctaaagccttgctgtctacaaaactgtgccagccacctatttaatgatgtcagcctcctaaacgcctcatcagtaccccgggaggggaggagaccagagactattaatcaatgccgacacatctttccggcaaggtcacaagtcctctctatgtccatttttgtgacctctgaatgcttcatcctgatattggTGCCAACgtaaataactatgtgactatatctcacgtcatgttccttcatctgtcttcccttctgcagcgtcagcaccctaagatgagatgcaatgtcgggagctctggccccaggaatacatttaacgtcagccgacgtctgtaacctgactttgcggatgatagaatcccctatcactaaagtccggtgtttcggcctggagacaggagtggaagtcaatcgtgggctcagagaattcacatctggcaaatccaaaggggagaaccgattcacagtttgcactggcgaatgtgatcggggtgccacaaccgggcaccaagccctacggggcttcctccgcctagccacagtacgaaagccgtcctccacagtcggcgtttctaagctgatgctaatgggctcgctagccggcccaacactaacctcatctggagtgcccgtaacatctaactccactgcgctaagaagctgctctaacttacggacacggctctctaagagagccaccctatcttccaacatcacgaaggatttacggagggtgtaaagtataataagtagtgtactttgtgcactaagaaattcgaaaatgtagccaagcaaacatccatccatccatccattttcttccgctttatccggagtcgggtcgcgggggtagcagctcaagcaaagccgcccagacctcccgatccacacacacctcctccagctcctccgggggaaccccaaggcattcccaagccagccgagagatgtagtccctccagcgtgtcctgggtcttccccggggcctcctccctgtgggacgtgcccggaacacctctccagcgaggcgtccagggggcatccggaaaagatgcccgagccacctcaactgactcctttcgacgtggaggagcagcggctcgactccgagctcctcaccctatctctaagggagcgtccagccaccctgcggaggaaactcatctcggccgcttgtactcgcgatctcgttctttcggtcatgagccaaatctcatgaccataggtgaggatcagaacgtagatcgatcggtaaatcaagcgctttgccccctactcagctctctcttcaccacgacggtccgatacagcgactgcatcactgcagatgctgcaccgatccgtctatcgacctCACGctacatccgtccctcactcgtgagcaagaccccgagatacttaaagtcctccacttgaggcaaggacactccaccaacctgaagagggcaaagcacctttttccggtcgagaaccatggcctcggatctggaggtgctgattttcatcccggacgcttctcggctgcaaaccgccccagtgcatgctgaaggtcctgatttgacgaagccaacagaaccacattgtccgcaaacagcagagacgagattctgtggttcccaaaccagaccccctctacaccctggctgcgcctagaaattctgtccataaaaataatgaacagaacaggtgacaaagggcagccctggcggaggccaacgtgcactggaaacaggtttgacttactaccggcaatgcgaaccaagctcctgctgtggtcgtacagggatgggatagcccttagcaaaggaccccggaccccatactcccggagcactccccacagggtgcgccgagggacacggttgaatgccaagcaaacacaagctaaccaataatggataagctaaccactcctcaggctcacacagatgcagataaatgaattaaaattcacagcagttacactgaaaaactaacagaagtattaaacaggtaaaaaagcagcagctataaaatacactaaacagttaattaactaacaggagtgtaaaaaatgaaatgaaaaaattatgagaagggtcagaaatagctaactCAAGCTAACTgcaagcgaaaatgctagccgcgcctaagattttacacaggagtaaaaattacttaaaattcacagcagttcaactgaaaaacgaacagaagtattaaacgggtaaaaaaaaagaaacagctataaaaagtaacaacagagAGGAGAGGTGTCGAATTATTgaatgtttagtgtatatttatacatagcAGCCggcctgctctgtgtcagcctgatcccgtcagatctcagaagctaagcagagcaggatctggttagtacttggatgggagccctctttggaacaccagtggctgtgtgtgtttctccaggtaaaagtggagttgcgtcaggaagggcatccggcgtaaaacttgtgccaattaccaatgcggatctggctgtatccgctgtggcgaccccgaacacaaaccgggagcagctgaatgaccaACAACAGTgcatatttatacatgccgtacaggGAGAGTGCAGCTCAACCGAAGTCAatttccttgtattctgtggatacttggcaattAAAGCTATTCTGATTCACTGTGGACACGTTGGTGTATTTTTAAGGTTGATGACTGGCTGAAAGAtttcccacattggtcacaggtgtatggtttctctccactgtggatgcGTTGGTGCTTTTGTCTGGCAGATGACTCACTGAACGTTTTCCCACACTGACCACAGATGTACGGTTTCTCTCCACGGTGGATGTGCTGGTGTTGTTTTAGGCTCGATAAATAGCTAAAAGATTTCCCACACTGGTCACAGGTGtatggtttctctccactgtggatgcGTTGGTGGTATTTTAGGCTAGGTAAATGACTGAAAAAtttcccacattggtcacaggTGTATGGTTTTTCTCCACTGTGGATGCGTTGGTGATTTTGCAGGGTACATAACACACTGAAAGATTTCCCACAGTGGTCACAGGTGTATGGTTTTTCTCCACTGTGGATGCGTTGGTGATTTTGCAGGGTACATAACACACTGAAAGATTTCCCACAGTGGTCACAGGTGtatggtttctctccactgtggatgcGTTGGTGTGTTTTTAAGGTTGATGACTTGCCGAAAGTTCTTCCACATTGGTCACAGATGTACTGTTTCACTCCACTGTGGATGAGTTTGTGTATTTGTAGGCTCGCTAAATGGCAGAAAGATTCCCCACATTGGTCACAGGTGTacggtttctctccactgtgatAACGCTGGTGTTGTTATAGATTCGATAACTGTCTGAAAGAtttcccacattggtcacaggTGTACGGTTTCTCTCCACTATGGATGCGTTGGTGTTGTTGTTGGCTCGATAACTGGCTGAAACATTTCCCCACATTGGTCACAGGTGTAcagtttctctccactgtggataCATTGGTGACTTTCCAGGGTATTTAACCGGTTGAAAGAGTTCCCACATTGGTCACAAGTGtatggtttctctccactgtggatgTGTTGGCGTTTTTGTCTGGCAGATGACTGCCTGAAAGTTTTCCCACATTGGCCACAGACAtatggtttctctccactgtggaaGTGTTGGTGTTTTAGGCTCGATAAATGACTGAAAGACTTCCCACACTGGTCACAAGTGTacggtttctctccactgtagaTGTGTTGATGGCGTTTTAGGCTTGataactggctaaaagatttcccacattggtcacaggTGTATGGTTTCTCCCCACTGTGGATGCGTTGGTGACTTTCCACGGTATTTAACCGGTTGAAAGATTTCCCACATTGGTCACATGTGtatggtttctctccactgtggataCGTTTGTGACTTTCCAGGGTATTTAACCGGTTGAAAGATTTCCCACATTGGTCACATGTGTATGGTTTATCTCCACTGTGGATGCTTTGGTGAATTTGAAGGGTACAGATGCGGCTGAAATAtttcccacattggtcacaggTGAATGTTTTTGTCTCACTGTCAATAAGATGTTTTAGATGAGATGACTGACTAAAAGCACTGTCACACTGGTCACTGG is from Thalassophryne amazonica chromosome 1, fThaAma1.1, whole genome shotgun sequence and encodes:
- the LOC117527926 gene encoding LOW QUALITY PROTEIN: zinc finger protein 420-like (The sequence of the model RefSeq protein was modified relative to this genomic sequence to represent the inferred CDS: deleted 1 base in 1 codon; substituted 1 base at 1 genomic stop codon), whose product is MSVDDSKLILEEHNKTNGDRLQFFAQINEVHPKPGSAQKRCKSYQCGKTFRQLSHIKHHQLIHDEEKPHTSDQCDSAFSQSSHLKHLIDSETKTFTCDQCGKYFSRICTLQIHQSIHSGDKPYTCDQCGKSFNRLNTLESHKRIHSGEKPYTCDQCGKSFNRLNTVESHQRIHSGEKPYTCDQCGKSFSQLSSLKRHQHIYSGEKPYTCDQCGKSFSHLSSLKHQHFHSGEKPYVCGQCGKTFRQSSARQKRQHIHSGEKPYTCDQCGNSFNRLNTLESHQCIHSGEKLYTCDQCGKCFSQLSSQQQHQRIHSGEKPYTCDQCGKSFRQLSNLXQHQRYHSGEKPYTCDQCGESFCHLASLQIHKLIHSGVKQYICDQCGRTFGKSSTLKTHQRIHSGEKPYTCDHCGKSFSVLCTLQNHQRIHSGEKPYTCDHCGKSFSVLCTLQNHQRIHSGEKPYTCDQCGKFFSHLPSLKYHQRIHSGEKPYTCDQCGKSFSYLSSLKQHQHIHRGEKPYICGQCGKTFSESSARQKHQRIHSGEKPYTCDQCGKSFSQSSTLKIHQRVHSESE